In Plasmodium chabaudi chabaudi strain AS genome assembly, chromosome: 9, the sequence taaaaaaatataaagctaattttaattaaagttttttttatatgtctacacaaaaaaaaatgcatattaaaaaatagggTTTCTCACACTGTTTTGTGTAGATAAGAACATGTAattcttaaaaataatcaaacaaattaaatagcaaaactatatatattgttaaaagttttttacaaaatgttATGAAATATAACTATTAATAAGCAATCTTTTAAAGCAAATACAAAAAACTATCATtgactttttatttactcCTAAAAATACACTTTAATAAAACTTTAAATTGGTTAagcattaatatatttgtgacaataaaattattatttttttaatgtttagAAACTAAATCAACAGCATATCTGATAggaatttttaattcatacTTAGCATCTgtaccatttttatttatactgATATCGAAATAAAgacttttattttgacTTAAATGTTCATAGTTTCCATCCTtacttattttaataaaataacctTGAATCTCTATTTCTGAATTATGCATAAGTTCATAAAAAGTTTGCTTTGCACTATCACGGagctttttcttttttggtTCGTTTTCGTATCTTATTAAGTCctctttaaaatttttttcgaaTGAATCATATATCAAAGTTTTTAAATCTTtagcaaatatatttaaattgtcaTCATAGCTGCTTTcaaaatcatatttatgcatgtattttgaaaataaatggtTAATGtttgcatttatataaGTCATAAAATAACTTGCGcctatttttaattcttcagttttatttttagaaataGATTTACTTAAATATGGAGAAGCGTTATCTATGGATATCCTATAGTCAGTAATAATCCAATGATAATTGCTACCTtcatatctatattttgtaatttcCGGGTCAcgtaaaaatttattaatttcgTCTAGACatggaatatatttttgattaaATTTTGAGAATTTTGCAAATGGTGGATATACTGAAACAAGTCCAATCGATTTGGGGTTGCTACTACTACTTGCACTTTGGAAACTTGCGGCCTTaacatttgaaaaaattactaatatgaaaaatggcaatataatatttatcattttcataaataatataataagcaatcctaaaaataataattttaatatatatacataatattaaaggtttatataaaaaaggtaataataattatctaCAATTatcttattttataataccAAAAAAAGTCTTaatgcatttatttttttttaagaaaaatgaattaaaatttatatgaacatatttcaatttgaataataaaataagtatataattagaacgatttttccaattttaatataataaaaaattttttattttacttagCAGCGTCgtagttttattattatatatttctagcatatgcataaatatatataaatatatttataggtattattaatatatagatagatacagtataatatatgcatgttatcgcctttttttatgataattttattgggcataactaaatatatattatattgtatcaatgtgaaaaatgaatttttatttttttttaaatttattgtaAAACAACATTAAAAGGCAAATATGCccaataatttatatgttatatGGCTATTATCATATAACGGCCacgtattaatataatataaataattatattacatttatattcatttatgcatatttttattttttttatttccctATTATTATGCTACTCTAAAACTGATACGAACATGTGATAACCAAATCAAAAATCATAATTCAAAGAATTTagtaattttaaatattacagCTATGAAAATCATTCTGCtacttttgttttaaagaaaattgAAATGATAATGTTatgcttattttatttttttaatatatgatacTATTTAAGacagtaatatatattaatatttttcgttTATATTGTCAATATAAAGtaaaaacattttgaaTCATAACCTTCTCTACacaaaaataagtatatgCGCCATATACAACCATATATACTAGGTTTAGGCATTTGTAACACATGCacttgtttatataaatatttatatgaattaaaaattttttaaaaaatataaaacaaattttaattaaagttttcttttatatgtCTATGCAAAAAATTTGCATATTACACAAATAGGGTTTTCTCGCCCTGCTTTGTGTAgataataacataaaattcgcaaaaatcataaaacaaattaaataataaaccaTACATATTGTTAAAagttttttacaaaatgcTATGAAATATAGCTGTTTATaagaaattttttaaaacaaatacgATAAGCATGTACtgatttttcatttactCTAAAAACgtattttaataaagcTTTAAATGGGTTAagcattcatatatttgtgacaaaaaattatgcattTGGTGTAAGATTAGTAAGGAATTCAGTAACCTCAGGTTTaagatatttatatctataatcaaattttgcataatttttatttatatttatatcgaaataaatatgatccGTTTTACATGCATCCATATAGTTTCCATCTTCtcttattttaataaaataacctTTAAACCTCATAGACGAATTATTTACAAGTACTTCAAGAAATTCTTTTGCCATCTTATGGTACTTTTCATTTTCGGGTCCTATTTCGTATTTTATTAAGTCTTGTTTTAAATCATTGTCAAATTCATCATATATCAAAGTTTTTAAATCTTTACCTAATAACTTTAAATCGTTATAATAGTTTCTTTCAAAGtcatatttatgcatatgctgtgaaattaaatatataatattatccTTTATATAAgctataaaatatgctGAACCTTTTATGAATCCTTCTTTACCTTTTTcagttaatttttttttcaaacttCGAGAAGAATTATCTATGTATATATCAAAGTCTGTAATAACCCAATGGTGATTGTTACATTGATAAGcgtattttatattttctgaTTCATCccgaaaaatattattaattatatctaAATATTCAGTATGATTTTTATCACGACGTTCGAATATTACAATTGGTTGAGCTACCGAAGCATATGCAATCGAATGTGGGTTGTTATCATTTGCATCTTGAAAGGTTGCGGCTTTaacatttgaaaaaattgctagtatgaaaaatgataatataatgttccacattttcataaataaacaatccTAAAAATGcgaattttaatatatatacatattaaaggtttatattaaaaaaattattaatcattatatacaattattttattttataatactaAAAAATGTCTTAATgcattgatttttttttaagaaaaatgtattagAATTTATATGAGCATATTTCAgtttgaataataaaataatcatataagaataataattttttcctattttaatattaataaaaattgattattttatttagcAACTTAgtagttttattattatatattactagcatatgcatacatatatttatagatattattaatatatagataaataCAGTGCATATGCAAGTtatcactttttttttacgatAATTTTATTGGGCATAactaaatatgtattatatggTATCAGTGTGAaaattgaatttttatttttcatatgttAATTGTAAAGCAACATCAAAAAGCAAGTATTCCGATTAATCTATATGTTGTACCcttattatcatataacgaccatatattaatataacatGATAtagcataaataaatatctacatttatatttatgcatttttttcttttccttttttatttctctaTTATTATGCTGTTCTAAAACTGATACAACCATGTGAAAaccaaacaaaaaatttgaaaccaaataatttgataatttaaaatattacagTTAAGTAAACCATTTGgccatttttcttttaaaggGAATTGgaaatgtataaaattatgtttatttattattatatttttttaatctaTAATACTATGCAAGacagtaatatatattaatatttttcgttGTGTATTGCCAATATAAAGTAAAAACCTTTTGAGaccaaaaaattataaacaccaaaataagtatatatgcTATATAGAGccctatatattatatttgtacagttacaatatattacttatttatataaacatttatatgaattttaaaaaaaaaaaatttttaaatataaaacaaattaaatagtaaaactatatatattgttaaaagttttttacaaaattgttATGAAATATAACTGTTAATAagcaattttttaaaacaaacgcgataaatttgtaatgattttttatttattctaaaaacatattttaataaaactttaaattttacttaaaaaaatttttcaaattaggGTGTAATAATTAACATATTTGTgacaataaaattatgcatTTGTTGTAAGATTAGTAAGTAATTCAGCAACTTCAGGTTTAAgggatttaaaaatataatcaaattttgcataaattttatctatatatatatcgaAATAAagattatcatttttatttaaatccaTATAGTTTCCATcttttcttattttaataaaacaacCTTTAATCCTCATAGatgaattatttacaaGCACTTCAAGAAATTCTTTTGCCATCTGATGGtacttttcattttctgaTCCTGTTTCGTATTTTATTAagtcattttttaaaacttgatcaaattcatcatatattaaaacttTTAAATCTTTAGATAATATCTTTAAATCCTCATGATAGTAGTTTTCAAAGTCATATTTATGCATGTGCTgtgaaattaaatatttaataatatccTTTATATAagctataaaatatgttgaaCCGTTTATTAATCCTTCTTTACCTTTTTCagataattttcttttcaaaTTTCGAGAAGAATTATCTATGGATATATCAAAGTCTGTAATAACCCAGTGATGATCGTTACATTGATAAGcgtattttatattttctgatttatcatgaaaaatattattaattatatctaAATATTCAGTATGATTTTGTTCATCATGTTCGAATGTTACAATTGGTTGAGCTACCGAAGCGTACGCAATCGACTGTGGGTTGTTATCATTTGCATCTTGAAAAGTTGCAGCCTTaacatttgaaaaaattgctagtatgaaaaatgaaaatataatattccgcattttcataaataataaaataaacaatcCTAAAAGTACTaagtttaatatatatacctatCTAaagatttatattaaaaaaattaataataatttacaacattttattttataatattaaaaaaagtcttaatatatttatttttttttttttaagaaaaatgaattaaaatttatataaacatatttcaatttgaataataaaataaaaatataattagaacaattttttcaattttaatattaataaaatttattattttacttaGAAGCGTCGtggttttattattataaattgctaacatatgcataagtacattctatatattttactataTTGTTGatatatagataaatataatatatatctaaTGTTATCATTCTTTTACAATAATTTGGTTGAACAAAactaaatatgtattatatggcatcagaattaaaaaaatatttttatatttcataagTTAATTGTGAAACAACATCAAAAAGCAAATACTcctattataatataacgatcatatattaatataatatgatataatataaataaatatctacattgatatttatgcattttttactgatattttttgtttcccTATGATTATTATGATGCTCTAAAGCTGATAAAGATATACCAAAaccaaagaaaaaattataatttaatgaaGTTGATAATTGGGAGTATTAAAGCTATGAAAATCATTATGAtacttttgttttaaagaaaattgaaaatgcataaaattatgtttattatgttgttgtatttatagatatatataatactgTTCCAAGacagtaatatatattaatatttttcgttatatattgttaaataaagtaaaaacCTTTTGAAAACacaaaaataagtatatatactatgTCCAATCATATATACTAGGTTTAGGCAGTTATAATGTATGTCTTATTTACATAAACATTTATGAGTTTTAAAAACTTtcctataaaaaaacataaaacaaatttgaattaaagttttttttatgtctaTCCAAGAAATTTCACATATTACACAAGTAAGGTTTTCTCACCCTGTTATATAgataataacataaaattCGTAAAAATAAgccaaaaaattaaatagtaaaactatatatattatttaaggtttaaaaaaaatggtattatgaaatatagTGTCTAtaagcatttttttaaagcaaATACGATAAACTTGTACtgatttttcatttactttaaaaatattttttaataaaactttaaattttacttaaaaaaagattACAAATTAGGGTAAATATctaatatgtatacaatacaaaatgcatatagagcatttctattttttatccGTTCTTATTAATTCTCAACttaattaacaaaaaattctATCAGTAGACTCCATtgcattttaaaaatattaattatagaGGCAACCATTAATATGTTTGggacaaaaaattattgttttcTTGTAAGGTTAGTAACTAATTCAGCAACTTCCGGATTAGgatattttaaatcataAGTATAACacgatttatttttatttatatatatatcgaAATAAAGATTATTATAATCGCATAAATCCGTATAGTTTCCatcttcttttattttaataaaataacctTTAATCTTCATAGatgaattatttacaaGTACTTCAAGAAATTCTTTTGCCATCTTATGGtacttttcattttctggTCCTATTTCGTATTTTATTAAGTCTTGTTTTAAATCTCGGTCAAATTCATCATATATCAAAGTTTTTAAATCTTTACTTAATTCATTTAAACCTTCAAGAAAGCGGgtttcaaaattatatttatgtatatattgtgaaattaaatatataatattatccTTTATATAAGCTATAAAATATGCGGAGCCTTTTATTAATccttcaatttttttattagataattttcttttcaaaTTTCGATCAGAATTATTTATGGATATATCAAAGTCTGTAATAACCCAATGATAATtgccatttttatatccatattttatattttgtgatTCCTCGCgaacaatattattaattatatctaAATATTCAGTgtgatttttttcatcatgtTCAAATGTTACAGTTGGTTGAACTACTGAAATATATCCAACCGGTTTGGGAGTGTTATTGTTTGCGTCTTGAAAGCTTGCAGCCTTaacatttgaaaaaattgctagtatgaaaaatgaaaatataatattcataattttcataaataagCATTTCTAAAAGCACTaagtttaatatatatacctatCTAAaggtttatattataaaaatttgtaataattatttacaattattttattttataatattaaaaaaaaaagtcttaatacatttatttttttttaagaaaaatgtattaaaatttatataagcatacttcagtttaataataaaataaaaatataattagaATAATTTCTcctattttaatattaaaataaaatttattattatacttaGCAATGTCgtagttttattattatatattgctaacatatgcataaatatattctatatatatttataagtattattaatatatgatgtaaaaatgaatttgcATACAAATTTATCACATTTTGttcgttttattttttttttttgtttatttatttttacgtTAATTTGATTGGGTACATTtaattatgtattatatgcataagagtgaaaaaatatttttattttttataaattaattgtaAAACAACATCAAAAGGGAAGTATCcccaatattttatatgctaTATACCTATTATAACATAACAgccatatattaatataatatatataaatatcaatgtagatatttatgtattttttattttccttttttctttccctATGACTATTATGATGCTCTAAAACTGATACAGATATGTTAAAaccaaacaaaaaattatgattcAAAGAATTTGgtaatatgaaatattacagttatgaaaatattctgatacttttgttttaaagaaaattgaaaatgcataaaattatttttatttcttattatatattttttatatataatactatGCAAAGACGCTAATGCGTGTTGAGGTTTTTCGGTgtatattatcaatatcaaataaaagccttttaaaaacatacaTTTCTACACATCgaaataagtatatatgcTATGTACATTATGTATACTAGATATATGcagttataatatatgtctTATTTACATAAGCATTTATTCGAATTTAAAAacgtttataaaaaaaaacataaaacaaatttgaattaaaattttttttatgtctaTCCAAGAAATTTCACATATTACACAATTAGGGCTTCCTCGCCCTGTTATGCAgataataacataaaattcgtaaaaataatcaaaaaaattaaatagtaaaactatatatgttgtaaaaaagttttttacaatattgTTAAGAAATATAGCTATTGATAAACAGCTTTTTAAAGCAAATATGATAAACATCTACTGATTTTTCATATACtctaaaaacatattttaataaaacattaaattttacttaaaaaaagattACAAATTGGATAagcattaataaatttgtgGTCATAAacttttgatttttttaaaggtTTAGAAACTAATTCAGCAACTTAAGCCTTAGGGGGTTTAAAATCATAATTAGCATTTGCATTATTTCTACATATACTGATATTGAAATAAAGACTTTTATTTTGGCATGAATCAGTATAGTTTCCATCCTTTcctattttaataaaatacccTTTAATCATCATATTTGAATTATGTACAAGcgctttaaaaaattctttCGCCTGATTGtggaattttttatttgcagTTTCGCCTTCGGAGCATATTAAGCCTTGTCTTAAATCATAGTCgaatttatcatatatcaAAGCTTTTAAATCATTAGCTAATTTCTTTAAATTGTCATCATagttattttcaaaatcatatttatgtatgtGTTGTGTAACTAAACATTTAATCTTCTCCTTTATAtaagatataaaatgtgATGTACCTTTTATTAACCcttcctttttattataaaaaattttttttttaaaacatcgAGTAGAATTATTTATGGATATATCAAAGTCGGTAATAACCCAATGATAATTATTGCATTGATAGgcatattttgtattttctgattcataatttaaaatacaattaattatatctaAATGTTGAATATGCTCCTTTTCATCATGTTCGAATGTTACAGTTGGGTGGTCTACTGGATTATACGCAATCAATTTTGTACtgttattatttgcatCTTGAAGAGTTGCAGCCTTaacatttgaaaaaattactagcatgaaaaatgataatataatattccgcatatttataaataataaaataagcaatcctaaaaatgcaaattttaatatatatatatatatatctaaaggtttatattaaaaaaattaataataatttacaatattttattttataatattgaaaaaagttttaatgcattgattttaatataagGCAAATAattagaatatatataaacatatttcaatttgaataataaaataaatatataattagaaaattttttcctattttaatattaataaaaatctattatttttcgtaGAAACGTCGCAGTTGTATTATTAGATATTTCtaacatatgtataaacatattctaatacattttgattatattattaatacataGATAAATACATTGTACATGCAATGttatcgtttttttttacaataattTGGCTAAGATAACTAAACatctattattatatggaataaaaatgaaaaataaaaatttattttcataaattaattttaaaacaacaaatggaaaaacgccaaataatttatatgttatatacctattatattttaacaaccatacattaatataatataaataattatgttgCATTGGTGCCTattaatgtattttttttattttctttttttatttacctaTTATTATGCTACTCTAAAATTGATACAGACAAGTTAAAactaacaaaaaaattataatccAAAGATTTTGGTAATTTGAAGTATTACAGTTATCAAAAACACTTTGCTGCATTTAGATTGCCaacatttgtttttaagaaaattgaaaatgcataaaattatgtttattttattattatattttttttagcatATAATACTATCCAAACacagtaatatatattaatatttttcgtCGTATGTTTCCAATATAAAGTAAAAGCATTTTGAAAACCCccaaataagtatatatactatgTCCAGCCATATATATTAGGTTTAGGcagttataatatatgaacttatttatatgtattttaaaaacatttctaaaaaaaatataaaacaaataaatagtaaaactatatatattatttaaggtttaaaaaaaatggtgtTATGAAATATAGCTGTCGAttagctattttttaaagcaaATACAATAAACTTGCAAagatttttcatttcctcgtaaaaacatattttaataaaaaaataaattaggGTAagcattaatatatatgtggcATAAACTTATGGTTTTCTTAAAAGTTTAGCAAAAAATTCACCAACTTCAGATTTAGGAAGTTCAAAAGTATAATCAGCAtttgcattatttatattgaaATAAAGACTAACATTGTGGATTAAACATCTATTCTCACTATcccatattattttaataaaatacccTTTCATCTTCATATCTGAATTTTGTACAAGcgtttcaaattttttctttgccCTCTTTTTGACCTTTGCATCCTTTGATTCgctttcatattttattaagcAATGTGTAAACTCGTACTAAAATCTATCATATACTGAAgcttttatattatgagCAAAATCCATTAAATCTACAGGATGGTTGTTTTCAAAATCATATTTAAACATGTGTCACAAAACTACATCTTTAAACTTCTCCTTTATATAAGCTATAAAATGTCTTATGCCTGTTTATAATGATTTAGTTCAATTTTtagaaattttttttttcaaatatcgACAATCATTATCtatggatatataaaaatcttTTATAGCGAAATTATAATTGtcatctttatatatatattttgtatttgcCGATTGTTCACATAAAGTatcattaattaatttaaatgttGATTATGCTTTTCTTTAGtatgtataaattttgGAATTGGTTGCGGTACCGAAATAAATCCAATCGATTTGGGATTGCTATTATTAGCACTCTGGAATGTTGCAGCTTTAACATTTGCAAATATTACTAGtatgaaaaatgataatataatgttCATCATTTCATAAGCAAACAATCCTAAAAATACTaagtttaatatatatacctaCCTAaagatttatattaaaaaaattaataagatGGATTTATTGTTAGAATTAATcgtttatttaataatattaagaaaaaggcctaatacatttatttttatgtaagacaaatatattagaatttatataaacatgtttaatttgaataataaaataaacatataattagaacaattatttctattttaatgttaataaaaattgattattttatttagcAGTTTCGtagttatattattatatattgctagcatatgtataaatatattctaaatatatttataggtattattaatatatatataaatagtgtACATGCAATGCTGtcgtttttttacaataattTGGTTTAGAATAACTAAATATCTATTATATGGTGCCATAGTTAATAATTGTAAAACAACATCAAAAGGCATACCCATCCAATAATCTATATG encodes:
- a CDS encoding fam-d protein: MRNIILSFFMLVIFSNVKAATLQDANNNSTKLIAYNPVDHPTVTFEHDEKEHIQHLDIINCILNYESENTKYAYQCNNYHWVITDFDISINNSTRCFKKKIFYNKKEGLIKGTSHFISYIKEKIKCLVTQHIHKYDFENNYDDNLKKLANDLKALIYDKFDYDLRQGLICSEGETANKKFHNQAKEFFKALVHNSNMMIKGYFIKIGKDGNYTDSCQNKSLYFNISICRNNANANYDFKPPKA
- a CDS encoding fam-d protein — protein: MKMWNIILSFFILAIFSNVKAATFQDANDNNPHSIAYASVAQPIVIFERRDKNHTEYLDIINNIFRDESENIKYAYQCNNHHWVITDFDIYIDNSSRSLKKKLTEKGKEGFIKGSAYFIAYIKDNIIYLISQHMHKYDFERNYYNDLKLLGKDLKTLIYDEFDNDLKQDLIKYEIGPENEKYHKMAKEFLEVLVNNSSMRFKGYFIKIREDGNYMDACKTDHIYFDININKNYAKFDYRYKYLKPEVTEFLTNLTPNA
- a CDS encoding fam-d protein, producing MKIMNIIFSFFILAIFSNVKAASFQDANNNTPKPVGYISVVQPTVTFEHDEKNHTEYLDIINNIVREESQNIKYGYKNGNYHWVITDFDISINNSDRNLKRKLSNKKIEGLIKGSAYFIAYIKDNIIYLISQYIHKYNFETRFLEGLNELSKDLKTLIYDEFDRDLKQDLIKYEIGPENEKYHKMAKEFLEVLVNNSSMKIKGYFIKIKEDGNYTDLCDYNNLYFDIYINKNKSCYTYDLKYPNPEVAELVTNLTRKQ
- a CDS encoding fam-d protein, encoding MKMINIILPFFILVIFSNVKAASFQSASSSSNPKSIGLVSVYPPFAKFSKFNQKYIPCLDEINKFLRDPEITKYRYEGSNYHWIITDYRISIDNASPYLSKSISKNKTEELKIGASYFMTYINANINHLFSKYMHKYDFESSYDDNLNIFAKDLKTLIYDSFEKNFKEDLIRYENEPKKKKLRDSAKQTFYELMHNSEIEIQGYFIKISKDGNYEHLSQNKSLYFDISINKNGTDAKYELKIPIRYAVDLVSKH
- a CDS encoding fam-d protein, whose product is MKMRNIIFSFFILAIFSNVKAATFQDANDNNPQSIAYASVAQPIVTFEHDEQNHTEYLDIINNIFHDKSENIKYAYQCNDHHWVITDFDISIDNSSRNLKRKLSEKGKEGLINGSTYFIAYIKDIIKYLISQHMHKYDFENYYHEDLKILSKDLKVLIYDEFDQVLKNDLIKYETGSENEKYHQMAKEFLEVLVNNSSMRIKGCFIKIRKDGNYMDLNKNDNLYFDIYIDKIYAKFDYIFKSLKPEVAELLTNLTTNA